The following are from one region of the Cynocephalus volans isolate mCynVol1 chromosome 17, mCynVol1.pri, whole genome shotgun sequence genome:
- the GALT gene encoding galactose-1-phosphate uridylyltransferase isoform X9, whose product MSRSGAGPEQRQQASEADAAAAPFRASEHQHIRYNPLQDEWVLVSAHRMKRPWQGQVEPQLLKTVPRHDPLNPLCPGATRANGEVNPHYDGTFLFDNDFPALQPDAPYPGPSDHPLFQAEAARGVCKVMCFHPWSDMTLPLMSVPEIRTVIDAWASVTEDLGAQYPWVQIFENKGTMMGCSNPHPHCQVWASSFLPDIAQREERSQRAYRSQHGEPLLMEYGRQELLRKERLVLTSDHWLVLVPFWAVWPFQTLLLPRRHVRRLPELTPTERDDLASIMKKLLTKYDNLFEMSFPYSMGWHGAPTGSEAGANWDHWQLHAHYYPPLLRSATVRKFMVGYEMLAQAQRDLTPEQAAERLRALPEVHYHLGQKDREAAAIA is encoded by the exons ATGTCGCGCAGCGGAGCCGGCCCTGAGCAACGCCAGCAGGCGTCAGAGGCGGACGCCGCGGCAGCACCCTTCCGGGCGAGCG AGCATCAGCATATCCGCTACAACCCGCTGCAGGATGAGTGGGTGCTGGTGTCAGCTCACCGCATGAAGCGGCCCTGGCAGGGGCAAgtggagccccagcttctgaagACAGTGCCTCGCCATGACCCCCTCAACCCTCTGTGTCCCGGGGCAACACGGGCAAATGGAGAG GTGAATCCCCACTACGATGGCACCTTCCTGTTTGACAACGACTTCCCAGCTCTGCAGCCTGATGCCCCCTATCCAG GACCCAGTGATCACCCCCTTTTCCAAGCAGAGGCTGCTAGAGGAGTTTG TAAGGTCATGTGCTTCCACCCCTGGTCGGATATGACACTGCCACTCATGTCGGTTCCTGAGATCCGGACTGTCATCGATGCATGGGCTTCGGTCACAGAAGATCTGGGTGCCCAGTATCCTTGGGTGCAG ATCTTTGAAAACAAAGGAACCATGATGGGCTgttccaacccccacccccactgccag GTGTGGGCCAGCAGTTTCCTGCCAGATATTGCCCAGCGTGAGGAGCGATCTCAGCGGGCCTATCGGAGTCAGCATGGAGAGCCCCTGCTAATGGAGTATGGCCGCCAGGAGCTACTCAGGAAG GAACGTCTGGTCCTAACCAGTGATCACTGGTTAGTGCTGGTCCCCTTCTGGGCAGTGTGGCCCTTCCAGACATTATTGTTGCCCCGTCGACATGTGCGGAGGCTGCCTGAACTGACCCCCACCGAGCGTGATG ATCTAGCCTCCATCATGAAGAAGCTCTTGACCAAGTACGACAACCTATTTGAGATGTCCTTTCCCTACTCCATGGGCTGGCATG GGGCTCCCACAGGATCAGAGGCTGGGGCCAACTGGGACCACTGGCAGCTGCACGCTCATTACTACCCTCCACTCCTACGCTCTGCCACTGTCCGGAAATTCATGGTTGGCTATGAAATGCTTGCCCAGGCTCAGAGGGACCTCACCCCTGAGCAG GCTGCGGAGAGACTAAGGGCACTTCCTGAGGTTCATTACCACCTGGGACAGAAGGACAGGGAGGCAGCAGCCATCGCCTGA
- the GALT gene encoding galactose-1-phosphate uridylyltransferase isoform X8 — MSRSGAGPEQRQQASEADAAAAPFRASGNCSTARTRWDANPSPPFLRKFLLPPQGPPLTSNKAGRTKRGAGVGPAGLLALGRCNPGPSAPEQDGTKRVPPSLGLLDEWVLVSAHRMKRPWQGQVEPQLLKTVPRHDPLNPLCPGATRANGEVNPHYDGTFLFDNDFPALQPDAPYPGPSDHPLFQAEAARGVCKVMCFHPWSDMTLPLMSVPEIRTVIDAWASVTEDLGAQYPWVQIFENKGTMMGCSNPHPHCQVWASSFLPDIAQREERSQRAYRSQHGEPLLMEYGRQELLRKERLVLTSDHWLVLVPFWAVWPFQTLLLPRRHVRRLPELTPTERDDLASIMKKLLTKYDNLFEMSFPYSMGWHGAPTGSEAGANWDHWQLHAHYYPPLLRSATVRKFMVGYEMLAQAQRDLTPEQAAERLRALPEVHYHLGQKDREAAAIA; from the exons ATGTCGCGCAGCGGAGCCGGCCCTGAGCAACGCCAGCAGGCGTCAGAGGCGGACGCCGCGGCAGCACCCTTCCGGGCGAGCGGTAATTGCAGCACGGCCAGGACTCGCTGGGACGCGAATCCTAGCCCTCCCTTCCTTAGGAAGTTCTTGCTTCCACCCCAAGGTCCACCCCTCACCTCGAACAAGGCCGGCAGGACGAAGAGAGGCGCTGGTGTAGGGCCTGCAGGCCTCTTGGCGCTGGGAAGGTGCAATCCTGGGCCTTCAGCTCCTGAGCAGGACGGGACCAAGAGGGTACCCCCGAGCTTGGGCCTGCTG GATGAGTGGGTGCTGGTGTCAGCTCACCGCATGAAGCGGCCCTGGCAGGGGCAAgtggagccccagcttctgaagACAGTGCCTCGCCATGACCCCCTCAACCCTCTGTGTCCCGGGGCAACACGGGCAAATGGAGAG GTGAATCCCCACTACGATGGCACCTTCCTGTTTGACAACGACTTCCCAGCTCTGCAGCCTGATGCCCCCTATCCAG GACCCAGTGATCACCCCCTTTTCCAAGCAGAGGCTGCTAGAGGAGTTTG TAAGGTCATGTGCTTCCACCCCTGGTCGGATATGACACTGCCACTCATGTCGGTTCCTGAGATCCGGACTGTCATCGATGCATGGGCTTCGGTCACAGAAGATCTGGGTGCCCAGTATCCTTGGGTGCAG ATCTTTGAAAACAAAGGAACCATGATGGGCTgttccaacccccacccccactgccag GTGTGGGCCAGCAGTTTCCTGCCAGATATTGCCCAGCGTGAGGAGCGATCTCAGCGGGCCTATCGGAGTCAGCATGGAGAGCCCCTGCTAATGGAGTATGGCCGCCAGGAGCTACTCAGGAAG GAACGTCTGGTCCTAACCAGTGATCACTGGTTAGTGCTGGTCCCCTTCTGGGCAGTGTGGCCCTTCCAGACATTATTGTTGCCCCGTCGACATGTGCGGAGGCTGCCTGAACTGACCCCCACCGAGCGTGATG ATCTAGCCTCCATCATGAAGAAGCTCTTGACCAAGTACGACAACCTATTTGAGATGTCCTTTCCCTACTCCATGGGCTGGCATG GGGCTCCCACAGGATCAGAGGCTGGGGCCAACTGGGACCACTGGCAGCTGCACGCTCATTACTACCCTCCACTCCTACGCTCTGCCACTGTCCGGAAATTCATGGTTGGCTATGAAATGCTTGCCCAGGCTCAGAGGGACCTCACCCCTGAGCAG GCTGCGGAGAGACTAAGGGCACTTCCTGAGGTTCATTACCACCTGGGACAGAAGGACAGGGAGGCAGCAGCCATCGCCTGA